The Arachis hypogaea cultivar Tifrunner chromosome 19, arahy.Tifrunner.gnm2.J5K5, whole genome shotgun sequence genome has a window encoding:
- the LOC112775691 gene encoding clathrin heavy chain 2, with amino-acid sequence MRLLKMRKLKVAERFHELFAQTKYKEAAELAAESLQGILRTPDTVAKFQSVPVQAGQTPPLLQYFGTLLTRGKLNAFESLELSRLVVNQNKKNLLENWLAEDKLECSEELGDLVKTVDNDLALKIYIKARATPKVVAAFAERREFDKILIYSKQVGYTPDYLFLLQTILRTDPQGAVNFALMMSQMEGGSPLDYNTITDLFL; translated from the exons ATGCGCCTCTTGAAGATGAGGAAATTGAAG GTAGCGGAACGATTTCATGAACTCTTTGCCCAAACAAAGTATAAAGAAGCAGCTGAGCTTGCTGCTGAATCTCTGCAAGGAATCCTCCGTACACCAGATACAGTTGCCAAATTTCAG AGTGTTCCTGTGCAAGCTGGGCAAACTCCTCCACTGTTGCAGTATTTTGGAACACTTCTAACGAGGGGGAAGTTGAATGCCTTTGAGTCATTAGAATTGTCTCGGCTGGTTGTGAACCAGAACAAGAAAAATCTTTTGGAGAATTGGTTGGCAGAGGACAAGCTTGAGTGCAGTGAGGAGCTAGGAGATCTTGTTAAG ACTGTGGATAACGATCTTGctttaaaaatatatatcaaagcCAGAGCAACTCCAAAAGTTGTTGCCGCATTTGCTGAGAGGAGGGAGTTCGATAAAATTCTGATTTACTCCAAGCAG GTTGGGTACACTCCTGACTACCTCTTCCTTCTTCAAACAATCCTCCGGACAGATCCTCAG GGTGCTGTTAATTTTGCATTAATGATGTCTCAAATGGAAGGGGGTTCCCCACTTGATTACAACACTATAACTGATCTGTTTCTTTAG